Below is a window of Apium graveolens cultivar Ventura unplaced genomic scaffold, ASM990537v1 ctg7321, whole genome shotgun sequence DNA.
AGTGTAATTAGGCCGCGCGGGAGGTAAATATCGGCCGTTACTGGAACCTTAAAAGTAGAGTTGCAAATGATCAGAGTCATTCGTGAACAAAACTCGGATTCGGCTCGTTTAAGTGCACTCGGCTCGGCTCGTCTTCTTAAACGAGCTGGTCTTAAACGTGAAAATGAACTCAGATAAATAAAtgagccgagccgagttttttGTCTGTTCGGCTCGAACTCAACTCGTTTGGCTCTAGCTTGACTCGGACTCAGCTCGAACTCGGTAAGCTCGATTCGGTTCGGATAAAATTTACATATATTACAACTAATAAactaatattaataatttaaatatttttattataaaatttttcatcatatattaataattttattagttTAGAAGTTTTGTTTCAGTTAAAAGGTATACAGTATAAAAATCATGATATCGGAGGCCCAAAACATTTGATTTATATGAGTACATTACACCCACCAAACATGTTACAAAATTCTAGTTCATAAGATGCAACTGAGGTGCAACTCACTCACTTGCTAGAAAATGTTGGGATTTGATTGTGACCCTGGTGCATTGCATTAGGGATTGTGTAATGATGAGATTTGGAGCACTTGTACCAAGTGCTTCAGTTGCAATTATTCGCAATTGCATTGTCGCGACCTAGATAGAGTTGCGATTTATTATCTATATTTTTTATCAACATAAACAGTTAGACTTGCGATCTACTATCCACATTTTTTATCGACCGAAGTTCTATTCGACTATCGGTATCTGTATCTCATTTTCTTATCGGAAATTTGCAATTGAGGGTTCAAAAGAAGATAATATAAGTGTCTATGTTTGTCCAATTAGCGAAAAAAAGGTAAAGATTTGAATATGTGATGCTAGAAAATAGGCATTCTTATACTgagaaaatttatttatttttcttaacAAACTTCACATTTTAATTTCAACTCGAGATTTAAATTCAATTGTGATATCTCGAATGAGATGTTAATAAAAAGTTTATTAACATCTTATTTTCATTTATCAAGTTCGAATCTCATAATTCAAACACCAAAATAAGACTTAAACCCTAAATTATAAATTGATCGGTTCTGATTTCTGATATTTACACCGATGAATATAATTAGTAAATATCTTAAACATAAAATTGAATAACATGCATGTGAGTGATAGTTGGGCGGCAATTTCGGACACGATCCGAAACCCAAACCCGACTCGATTCGTAATCTGATTTATTGAGAGAAAACACGAAAGTGAACCGAACATGACATGCACACGGCGAAAGTGACCCAAAATGACCCGTTATTAAGAATTACATTCTTTTCCGATTAATCATTTGGTTTCATTTAATTTTTAGGTAATTTTAACATGATCCGAAATTGACCGGTTTACAAACATGTACATGACCCGAAACCCCAAATTGCCAACGTTGTAGTTAGAATTAGGTGTGAACAAATTTGGGCTCTTAAATTTCAAAGAGAAGTATATGGGCTTTACTTGGTCAATACAAGCCACATGCACAATCCTCTTAACTTTGCAGGCCCTTCTAATAACAACCATGAAATTGAAATCAACCTTTAGTCAACAGTAAATATGACCTCATCTTCTTGATCCTGCCACAATAATAAACTGTGATGTTCTAACAAAACATCCCAAAATTCAGCAAAACAGAACACAAAAACATGGACAACAACAAATGGAAAAACACTGCACTTCTCGTCATCGACATGCAGGTTCTGTCTAAATTTCTTCCtctatatatgtgtgtatatatttatatatgcatgtgtgtttatttattttatttgacTATTTGAAAAATAAAACAGAAAGATTTTATAGTAAAAGATGGTTCGATGAGAGTTGATGGAGGTCTAGCTATTGTTCCTAATGTTATCCAGGCTGTTGAGGTTGCTAGACGCCGGGGCATTTTCGTAATTTGGGtacttttcttaattttttttcttttaatttaatttaatttattgtTAGGCTTTCGAGCGAGGTGAATGttagaatataatataatatcCGGTCGGGTCTTGCTCTAAGATGGTAACACTTTAAGGTTTTAAAGTCACTTAACTTTTATGTTTGTTTTATGTTGTAGTTTGATTGTGTCTGTGGAAGTAGATTAAGGTTCTTATAGTTAAGATTCATGTGTGCAGTTAGAGCTGACAATTCGTTcgtttcgtgtactttcgtgtttcgtatattttatatatgtacaCTAAAAAAACTGATTCATATAACAATAGAATAAGTACTTCAAGTTTTGATACCTATTCAAAATGTCTTGTATCTTAGTCACAAAATATCAGAGCATAATCAACAAAAATTCTTTGTGACATTACCACAAACACCTTGTAGCCTCTGTTTCTTTAATCAAATTTCAAATTTTGAGATATCTAGTAAAGTAATAATGGCCATAAACAGCTTTGGGGCTGAATTTATAGAGAGACTTGGAGGATTTAGAGTTGAATATTGGAAAAAGAAATCCATGGAGAAGTCTAGAGGGAGAAGCACAGACGAAATAAGCGTGTTTTGTTATGTTTTAGACAGACAGCCACAAAACAATTCTAATCTgtaaatgtaaaaatatttaaaaaaatggTGTGTCACGAGACACATCATCCACAAGTATACATCCGCTACTGTCCTCACGGTGTAAAATGTGAGCTAAACAAGACTCAAATTGTGTAACTATTATCAAATTATGGAAGTACTGAATTATATTTCTTTTGTACATTGCAAGTACTCGTTTCCCATGTATGGGATATGGTATCGTAGTTTCGAATAGATCTATGTTTGTTGTTAATTTGGGCATTGTCTAGTGTTGGGAGGCTGGATTTGGATTGGTGCTAAGGTTGTCATTTTAGGGAAATCAATGCAAGTCAAGAATTGCAAAATCAGGACTTCTCAAGTCATTATTGGAGATGGAAAGACAGAAAGTTTAGAGTAATTTGAAAAATTGCAGTATAGACAAGGCATAGTTTTTTTTGGGTGTTAATAGACAAGGCATAGCTAAATGGTCTGAATATAACTCTTTTTAAAACAGGTTGTGCGTGAGCATGATCCAATGGGAAGAGATGTTGAACTGTTTCGCAGACACTTGTACTCTGAAGGTAAGGCGAAACCAACTTCTAAGGATAGTGTGGGCTCTGAACTGGTTGATGGGCTTGAAATTAAGGGCACTGATTACAAGTTGGTAAAGACACGTTTCAGTGCATTTTTCGGTACCCACCTTCATTCGCTTCTTCAGGGTGCTGGAATCAGAACTTTAGTTGTCACTGGTACTGCAACTTTTTTTAAACTTTTATTAGTTTGGAGTAAATTGTATGTAGTACCGTATAATCTTAACTACGCTTTTTAGGTGTACAAACTCCAAACTGCATCAGACAGACTGTCTTCGATGCAGTGGCACTTGATTATCCATCTGTAAGCGTCATCGTTGATGCAACGGCAGCTGCCACGCCTGAAATACATGCCGGTATGCACTATAATACTCTTAAAACCGCATCAAAAAGTTAATATTCATATGTTTTTTGCTTTTAGTAACTGTAATTAGTGAGCTACCTAACCTAGACACAAACCTTCCCAAGTAACAAGGGGTTGCATTTCCCTTTAACTTTCACACTCTACCTTTGACCTTTCTAATTTTGCTTTTCTTTCTGATATTCTCTGGATTTAATCCCCCCATCACCGAGGACCACGTCCTAATCTTAAGAAAATGACAATTGCTCGTATGGGCACCTATTTCCGTTGTCATTGTCTTGCACCTTATGCTTTGAAGAAAGCAGTATTTATACTCGAACTTTAGAAGTCATTGTTTCATCTTCAATGGCAATACAATAGGTGATGGGATATCACTGCTTTGCTCTAAATCCAACTGTAGGCCATTAAAGATATGGGAACCTGATTGTCACTCTCAATTGGACTTTCTATTTTCCTCGCCTGTCAAATCTTGGTTGATCTCATGATTTTGTCATTGACATTGCTCTCCAGTCTCCTTTGTTGATAACCGTTAATTGATTGTAAAGATCGAAATAATTAATTAGTAGTACATTTCCTGACCAGCTAATATATTCGACATGAAGAATGTTGGAGTTGCAACGCCAACACTACAAGAGTGGTCCAAATCTGATGATTGATACACTTGCTTTTGGACATTAGTTCGAGAAAGAATTGCATGACTATACGAGCACTTAGTATGCTTGGATCACAATCTCTTCATGCCCTGCTATTGCAAGTAAGCGTGTGATATAACTCAGTGAATTTGTTGTATAATTAATCAGAAAACAACATCGTGTAGTTTGCTAAACTTAATCAATGTAGATTCAAATCATGTAACTAATGCTGCGTTCTACGCATTGAACTCTTACATCATACTTTAAGAAGACACGTTTGGATTGTCGATGAGAATGAGAATCGAATGTTGCGAAAAATTCAGAATTGTGGCCTGAACCTGGATTGATGATACCAAGGTCCCAGTTTCCACAAACTCGTGCACTTGGGGTCATATATTTCTTTGCACATGGTGCatcttttataatttttgaaaatgttGAGCATGTAATGTGTAGTTTATCTTTTTAACGGATTGACATGACAAAAGTCTGATTCATCTGCATCCATTGTCTCTCAGCAACAAAACTTTGGGCCAATGTTGCTTTAAGCAATTCAATCCACGTTTCCACATATGCATTTCATTTACTTCATTATAAAAAAATTAGCAATATTCAATCTTTAGTATGGTATCTTTCCTTCTTCTTTTTTTGGCTACTACACCCTCACACATAGGGCTGTAATTGAGCTTGCCCGAATCGAACTATTTTAAGTGGGTTTGACTCGGCTCGTTTATTTGACTCGAACTATTTTAAGTGGGCTTGACTCGGCTTGTTTCGAGTTCGGACAGAGGTTCCGACTCATTTAAACGAGCCGAGTTCGGACAGAGATTCCGACTCGTTTAATTAACCGAGTTGGCTTGactcgactcgtgaaattaaacgagtcgagttcggGTTGAGAATTTAGTCTTGATTAAACGTAAAAGTAAACGAGCCGACTCGTTTAAACCGGCTCGTTTAGCTATACGAGCCGGGTCGACTCAACTCGACTCGTAAAATTAAACGAATCGAGTTTGGTTAGAATTTGATCAtccaaattttaattgaaacTCGTGACTAAAATATCAAATATATAATCCGAGAATCTCAGTTTTCGCCGCTAGACCGAAAGTATGTAAACATCGAAAGAGTGAAGCCGTTAGCCGTCCTCTTCTGTGACAAAATAAATTTCTTTCGAACAACAAAAACAAAGAGTAAAATACTGATACTAAATAGAGTGAAACTGACCTCTCAAAAGTTGTAATATAGTGGATCTTATCTTTTCTGCTTTAATAATAACGTCATATACTCCCACCACATGAATATTATCCGCACGAACTGTAATATTCATTACCAaactattattatttttaaaaatgtcCCTGTTAGCAATTTTGTTGCTTGCCAAAGTGGTAACGTAGATTTTCAAGTATATCATTGTCTTCAACTAGGAAGTTTAGGAAGTTAGGGCCcgcaagggttgactcagttggttaaagagaggaaaactaatctcttggtcacaggttcgaatcccacgggagaagaatttatgattatgcctcctgagtgCGCACTTTAGGACTTAGGATAGGACTACTCTAGTTTGTGCAAAAGTATCCGATTAATTGAAAATGTGAAAAAAAAATgcataatttaaatattttaaaaaaactatCTTCAAAATGTCTTTAaggtttttataaaattttcatttAGAAAATAGAAACTCATAGCTTTACGGATGTTTCAATTACCGGTGCGTCAAATTATTCGTGAAATAGTCGAACTCAGttcttaaaatatttgaattCAATTTTTTCGTAAATTCAGTTTTGAGCTTGAAATTGAAGGGTCAGTCGAGTTCGAGTTTCAATCCGATTTTTTTATTCAAACTCAAACTTGGCAGTGTTATAA
It encodes the following:
- the LOC141704023 gene encoding putative inactive nicotinamidase At3g16190 isoform X2; translated protein: MDNNKWKNTALLVIDMQVVREHDPMGRDVELFRRHLYSEGKAKPTSKDSVGSELVDGLEIKGTDYKLVKTRFSAFFGTHLHSLLQGAGIRTLVVTGVQTPNCIRQTVFDAVALDYPSVSVIVDATAAATPEIHAANIFDMKNVGVATPTLQEWSKSDD
- the LOC141704023 gene encoding putative inactive nicotinamidase At3g16190 isoform X1; the encoded protein is MDNNKWKNTALLVIDMQKDFIVKDGSMRVDGGLAIVPNVIQAVEVARRRGIFVIWVVREHDPMGRDVELFRRHLYSEGKAKPTSKDSVGSELVDGLEIKGTDYKLVKTRFSAFFGTHLHSLLQGAGIRTLVVTGVQTPNCIRQTVFDAVALDYPSVSVIVDATAAATPEIHAANIFDMKNVGVATPTLQEWSKSDD